Part of the Candidatus Methylomirabilota bacterium genome is shown below.
GGGACAGGACGTGACGACCCGTGCTATCTCACGGTCTCACCGGACCAAGACTGACGCGGTCTGTCACGTCCGGATGTGTTAGATCCTCGACCACGACTCTATACCTGTTCATGACGCTACTGTAAAGATACAAGACTGAAGGCTGAAGAATGAAGAGGGAAGGACAAATACGATGGTGAAATTGATGGCTCCCGGGGGCACACAGGCGATGGCGATCGCCGTGTTGGAAGCCGGCGCGGATGCCGTCTATGTGGGCCCCGCGGGCTGGAGTCGGCGACCTCCTGAGGATGAGCTTCAGGATGAGGAGATCCGGGATGTCCACGAGTTTGCGCGGAGCAGAGGGCAGGAGGTCAAGGTTGCGCTGAACAGCGTGCCCGGTCCGCACGAGATCGACCGCCTGTACCAAAAGGTTGAAAAGTACATCGGCTGGGGTCTGTCGAGCTTCATTCTTAACGATGTCGGGTGCATCCGGCAGCTTTGCCAGCGATTCCCCGGCGTAGACATCCACGCCAGCGTGACGTGCGCCGTCTGCAACCGGGAGGACATCCGATTCTACCAGGAGATCGGCGCCAACTTCGTCATCCTCTCGTATCGATGGGGCGTAGAGGTCGATCAGATCCGCACAATCAAGGCCGAGGTCCCGGTTGGCATCGAGGTCTTCCTCTTCACGTCGCTTCAGGAGGGGATCATCTGCCCAGGGCGGTGTACGATGAGCAGCTACCTCCGCTTTGATCGATGGGTAGACTCCGAGGGGAAAGACCATTGCTTTGGCAGTTCCAATCGCGGGGGAAGCTGCCATCGGGTCTGCCAGGCCGGATGGGATCTCGACCCCACGAATGGGTCTCCCGCGAAACGGCTAGGCCTCAAAAGCAGCCCGTCGCTCATCCTCCACGAACTGCCGGACTATGTCGAGGCGGGCGTCGATTACCTGAAGATCCCGGGGCGGGAGCACCCGGATGGGGTTATGCGGGATATCACCAGATTTTACCGCAAGGTGCTCGACGAGATCCTGGCTTCCCCAGGCGCTGCGGTGGTGGAACACTTTGTTCCGGAATGGGAGCAGTTGAAGTACAGGTGGAAAGTCGAGCGGGTCCAGCGCGATCGCTTCCGCATCTGGCGGGCCGGGCAGTCAAGCGCTTGAGAAGCATGACGGAGAGGCCCTGCATCATCGATCTTCAGGATGTCCGGGAGGGCGATCTGACCCGTGTCGGGCGGAAGGCGTTGCATCTGGGTGTAATGATGCGGGCCGGATTCCCGGTGCCGAGAGGGTTCGTCATCCCTACCGACGCCTGCGAAGAGGCGATCCGATCGCCCGGCGAACAGATCGAGCTCGACAAGCGGTTACAGTCGGCGATTGTCGCAGCCTATCGGGCGCGGGGATTGCAGCGGGTGGCCGTGCGAAGCTCGGCGACCTTGGAGGACCTCCGCCACGCCAGCTTTGCCGGCATCTATACGACACGCGTCAATGTCGCTTCCGATTCGGAGCTGATCCACGCCGTGGCCGAGTGCTTACGCTCTATGAGGGCGCCACGCACTGCCTTGTACAGGCAGCACGTAGGCCTGGAGGAGAATGACAGCAAGCCGGGCATGGCTGTTGTCGTCCAAGAGATGGTGGATGCCGAGGTCTCGGGTGTAATCTACACCCTCAACCCGGTTACCTTCAGCCAAGACGAGTGCGTGGTCAACTCGGTGCGCGGCTTGGGCGAGCCGCTGGTGTCGGGTCGGGTAACGGGCGACACGTTCCGAGTAGATCGGGAGGGCCTGGTGCTGGAGGCGCGAATCGCCGAAAAGGGCGCGAGCCTGACGCCAATCCAACTTCGCGGCCTTGTTGACGCGGGTATCGCCCTGGAGGCGCTCTTCGGCCATCCGCAGGATATCGAGTTTGCCGTCGCTAGAGGGCGGATACATATCCTACAGACCAGGCCCATCTCGACTGCCGGCGACCCGATTGAACGCAAGGCTGCACGGTACCGACGAATGGAGATCGACCGGCTGCGCGACAGGATCGCCGAGTTGAGACGAAAGGGGACACTCGACTGCGGCGAAGCAGTCTTCAGCGACGGTAACATCGCCGAGATCCTACCCACGCCAACGCCCATGAGCTTCGGGATCTTCACGGCGATCTTCAGCGACGAGGGCGGCATTCAGCTTGGCCGCCGCCGGCTTGGGTATACGTTCGGCAAGGAGACCTCCGAGGGGCTGTTCGAGCTGATCTGTGGACACCCCTACTTCAACCTTGAGCTGGATGCGAAGACGTTCCAGGTCGGCTTTCCCCTCGATATCACGGCATGCCTGAACCGGGTAAAGGCCGAACCGCACCTGGCCCACTACCCGGAGCTCGGGCTCTATCAGCAGGAGTTGACCCTTGATGAGGCTGTGAGGAGATTCGGACCGGATGAGGGTCGGAAATACCACGACCGTTTCCTCGAATTCTTAAGCGGGATGATGAGGTGGGGGAAGGCGTCCTACATACAATTCGCCGACGCGATAGAACCTGGACTACAGCACTACCTGGCCCGGGAGCGATCAGTTGCCCTTACAGACCTTTCATCTGAAGAGATTGTCGTAAAGATCTGGGGCTACCTGAATCACCTGAAGCAGTACACTGCCATGCACTTCGTGATCGCGGCGAGGCTCGGCTTTTTCTTTACTGAAAGGGTGAAGCGGCAATTGCAAGTTTGGTTTGGTCCGGAAGCCGATGGGTTAATTGAGAAGCTAATGCATGGGTTAGAGCGAAGCAAGATCGGTCAAGAAGGGATTGATCTGTCGAGGCTTGCGCAAAAGGAGATGTTGCGCGAGGAGTTCCTTGCATTGTATGGCCACCTCGCTCCGAACGAACTGGAGATTGCGATGCCTCGCATGGCTGACGACCCCCAGAGCCTCGATCGGCTGCTCAGGAAGGCCGCGGCTACCATTCATCACCCTGCAGCGGAATCGCTTCAGCAGGTGGAGCGCAGAGAGCGGGATGAGGCAGAGGTTCGGAGCCGAATGGCGCGGCTTGGCGCGAGTCGGCTTGACATTCAAACCCTGTTCATAGAGCTGACGTATGCCCAGCGATACTTGCCGCTTCGCGAGTCGATCAAATTTTACCTAGCTGCAGAGTATGCGTTCATTCGACAGGCGTTGATGGTCTTGAGTCAAAAGCTTGATATGGAGTCCGATGCGATCTTCTACCTGTTTCCGTCTGAACTGCCGGAATTGCTGAGCGATCTGACGCAAGCACGAGAAAAGATCCGTGTCAGACGCGAGGAGCGAGAGATCGCGCTACTGTTCTCAAAGCGCAAATGGATGCCGAGGGTCATTTTCGAGAGCTCGCTTGAGGAAATCGGCAGGCCGCCAAGACTGGATGTTGCACAGGAGTTTCAAGCCGTTCCCGTCTCTTCCGGTGAAGCGGTGGGGACAGTGCGAATTATTGACCCCGACAGGCTGGACTCGCTAAGCAATGGGAACGGCTGCCACGCCCACGACATCATTGTCGTGCCGGCGGTGAGTCTCGGTATGTTCCTTCACCTCAGAGGGGCGGCTGGAGTGGTGATGGAAACCGGGGGCATTCTTGCGCACGGCGCCTGTCTGGCCCGCGAGAGCGGGGTCCCCGCTGTGATATTGGAACACGCCTCACTGTTGCTCCAGAACAAGAGCCGGGTCAGGATAGATGGCAGCAGCGGGAAGGTCTCTCTGTTGAAGGATCCAGCCTCCCCTGAGGGGTCGTAGGTCCAAAAGCTTACCCCGTTTGTTCCTCACTGCAGATCGCCCTGGAGCGCCTGCCTCCATTCCGAAAATAGTTGACACCCTGACCCGGATACCATAGGTTTGCATCGTCAACACGCATTTCGTGCGAAGGAGGAACGGTGATTAAGGAGCTGGGCGAGCGGGTGATTCGGGCTGCCAGGCTGGATGAAAGCCTTTATGAGGAGATTAAGGCCGATCGGCGGGCCCCGCTGCAGGCCGCGCTAGTAGTGATCCTGTCGGCTCTCGCCGCTGGAGTCGGTATCGTCCTTCAGAGCGGGGTCGGAGACTTCTTTCTCAAGACATTGCAGGCGATGCTTGAGTGGTATATCTGGGCGTTTTTTACCTGCGTGGTCGGTACACGGTTGCTCCAGGAGCCGCAGACCAGAACTGACGTCGGCGCGGGGGTGCGGATGATCAGTTTTGCCAGCGCTCCGGGAATGATCAGGCTGCTGGGCGTCATCCCCGGAATAGGCGGCTTCGTTTCCGGGCTGGCAACCGTCTGGATGCTGGGAGCCACAATCGTTGCAGTGAGAAAGGCCCTCGACTATACGACGACGATGCGGGCGGTAGGGGCATGCGTGATCGGGTGGGTCGCGCAGTATCTTATCATGGGCGTCTTGCTCAGCCTGAGGGATCCCGTCACAGGGGCCTGAGGCAAAGCTATCAGCGATCAGCAGTCAGCCATCAGCACCATCCTTATCAGAGGCTGACAGCTCATCGCTGATAGCTAAGAGTTGATTTATGGCATCGTTGCGCATCCTTGTCACAGGGTCAACCGGATTCGTGGGGTCGGCGCTGGTTCCGTTCATCGAGGCTAGCGGACACCGTGTCACCCGCCTGGTTCGGGTCAAGCCGGAGCCAAGGCTTGCCGACGTCCTGTGGGATCCTGAGGCGGGCGTCGTCGATACTGCTCGCCTGGAAGGGCTGAACGGGGTCGTCCACCTCGCGGGAGAAAATATCGCAACCGATCGGTGGACGGCCGAGAAGAAAGCGAAGATCCGCGACAGCCGGGTGGACGGCACCAAATTGCTGTGCGATGCGCTGGTCGGCCTGAAGCAGCCGCCTAAGGTGTTGGTATGTGCGTCGGCTATCGGCTACTACGGCGATCGTGGCGATGAGCTGCTCACCGAAGAGAGCGAGCCGGGCGCCGGTTTTTTGGCCTCCGTGTGTCGCGAATGGGAGGCATCGACCCAGTCAGCCGAACAAAAAGGGATCCGAGTTGTTCACCTCCGGTTTGGGATGGTGCTGAGTCCGACTGGCGGGGCAATGGCCAAGCTCCTCCCGCCGTTTAAGAAAGGCCTCGGTGGAGTACTTGGAACGGGGCGACAATATGTAAGCTGGATCACCTTGGACGATGTGTTAGGTGTGGTCCTGCACGCACTGACGACAGAAACACTCCAGGGTCCGGTCAATGCGGTTACGCCGAATCCCGTCACTAACCGGGAATTCACGCATACGCTGGGGCGGGTGATTGGTCGATTCACGATCTTTCCGATGCCTGCTGCCGCAGCGCATCTCGTCTTTGGCCAACTGGCGGACGAACTGCTCCTGGCCAGCCAGCGCGTCCAACCTACCCAGCTCCTGGCCACAGGATATTGCTTCCTCTATCCTGATCTCGAAGGTGCACTTCGACACTTGCTTGGGCGCTAGCACTCGGCCTGGAGATTCCGCTACCTGCACAATCGGCACAGTGTAACCAGGGTACTGTGAACTGACAACCTCTCGAGATGGAACATGGCGAACATATTGATCGCGGGCTGCGGGTATATCGGTACGGCGCTGGGCTCGCTACTCGCGGCTGAGAAACATACCGTCTGGGGACTGCGTCGTCACCCCGAAACACTTCCGCCGGATATTCGTCCAGTCACGGCAGACCTGACCTCGCCGGATACGCTTCAGAGGCTACCGCGGGCCTTCGACTATATCTTCTACACCG
Proteins encoded:
- a CDS encoding U32 family peptidase; amino-acid sequence: MVKLMAPGGTQAMAIAVLEAGADAVYVGPAGWSRRPPEDELQDEEIRDVHEFARSRGQEVKVALNSVPGPHEIDRLYQKVEKYIGWGLSSFILNDVGCIRQLCQRFPGVDIHASVTCAVCNREDIRFYQEIGANFVILSYRWGVEVDQIRTIKAEVPVGIEVFLFTSLQEGIICPGRCTMSSYLRFDRWVDSEGKDHCFGSSNRGGSCHRVCQAGWDLDPTNGSPAKRLGLKSSPSLILHELPDYVEAGVDYLKIPGREHPDGVMRDITRFYRKVLDEILASPGAAVVEHFVPEWEQLKYRWKVERVQRDRFRIWRAGQSSA
- a CDS encoding TIGR01777 family oxidoreductase codes for the protein MASLRILVTGSTGFVGSALVPFIEASGHRVTRLVRVKPEPRLADVLWDPEAGVVDTARLEGLNGVVHLAGENIATDRWTAEKKAKIRDSRVDGTKLLCDALVGLKQPPKVLVCASAIGYYGDRGDELLTEESEPGAGFLASVCREWEASTQSAEQKGIRVVHLRFGMVLSPTGGAMAKLLPPFKKGLGGVLGTGRQYVSWITLDDVLGVVLHALTTETLQGPVNAVTPNPVTNREFTHTLGRVIGRFTIFPMPAAAAHLVFGQLADELLLASQRVQPTQLLATGYCFLYPDLEGALRHLLGR